Genomic DNA from Anabrus simplex isolate iqAnaSimp1 chromosome 9, ASM4041472v1, whole genome shotgun sequence:
cctTTTACATACTagaagatagggtttaaaacattcaaattcttccgtatggggttcaaatgagtgttaaatcagaaaataaacaatcattcccccaaaattgtttgacgtacgaactgaggacgtattttacaggctcaactGACagcggactctccaaaatgtaaaactttgaataataactttcagtttaaaaccgtagtgaagcacggatatcttgctagtataataataaATCCACAGACATGAGATTCTCACATGTAAGCATAGCATGCTCAGTAAAACAACATAAAAAcataattattaaaaaatgaatTGGTTTGATTCTTAACTACTTTCTCATGCACCTTTAAGATATTTAACATCTTTTGTGGAGAGAACAccaagaaaatggaaataaaacataatataaatatcaCCTGTCATAACAACAATGTTGGGAAGCTAATGAAGAACTGCCCTGAGCCAGCAATGAACGGATACAAAATTTTGCTCCTGGTTTGTAAACATCCAGCCTTTCTGCTGCTCCACTTACATCTTTCCATCGAAAGTGTTTCTTCTGATTCTTGTCCCATATTTTATCATCATAAAATATAGAACTCGGATATTGACATGGGCAAGATGGCAGTGCATCAGGGGAATTTAGGAAAGCCCTCTGCAGTTTATCTTTACATTCCATCCATCTCTCACAAGGATCATCCATTGGAGTACTTTCAATTTCTTTATCATTTAACAGGCTCACAACGTTGACAATGGCAGATTTTAATGACTCATCTAGAGAATTTGCTTCTTCTGCATAAGTTAATCCATTACTTACAGATGAATCTTTTACATTATCCTGTAGAAATCCACTATTCATATCACTTGGATTTAACCCCGGAAGAGTTCCAAATTCATAATCGTACTGGTAATTTCGTCCAGGATCCAGAAACTCAACCATCCCATGCTTTTGGCTTCCAACAGAGATaatattcacttctttcaaagagGAATTAAACTTATCAATTAGTTCTACTGTTGTATTTGAATAACTTGACATTATAGCTTCGGTGGAAGTTTGCATTTTGTTGATGTTTGCTCCTAAAATGTTGTTTAGGTGTCCCCCAAGAAGTTCGAGCGTTCTGTTTCGCACTAACGCTTGTTTCTCAAGATTTCGGATAAAATGGTTATGATTCCTATGGAGGTCGTTGCTGTTCGTTTTATCTTTGTTTCTATTTCTTCCTTTACCACGCTGCCTACTTTTCCCACCTCGCCTTCGGTTGTTATTGCGGTTATGGTGACTGTGCAGGTCTGGTCTTGTAGTTTGTGAAGGCGTGGAAGTATTCCTCTGCATGTTATTTTGACTGTTATCATCCCTCATGGTCAGCAATTGAGTATGCTGGAAAAGAAGTGGTAAAATGTTAACATATTAACTGATCTAACATTTATAAGAAAACTTAAATGCATACATGAGGGGTCTAATAGTAAACTTAGCAATCTCCACTTTTGtatcttttgagatataagccAAAAATTATATCAGGTATAGTACATGCTCATTTTCAATTAAAAATATGTACTTCTATCCGAAAATATATTATAAACCTTCGGACATAAATAGAGGCTAATGCATTGCTCAGTAGTTCggaaaattacaattaaaattcggAGATTGCCAGGTTTGCTGGTAAATTTTGGAGATTGCTATTTTTGCTCTTATAAAGGAACATAAATGGTTCATTGTTATGCACtggttaaataatatattattttaatatatattacaCACTCCTAGCATTGAAATCTATCCTCTCATATGACTAAATCATTTAGTTCTTAAATTTGGCCTCAATAGTCTCATTAATTCTTAAATTCTAAAacaaattttcaactcatatcatTTAAATCTGAGTCCTTTATTACAAGGCTTAGCTTAATTCCCTCCATCTCTTACAAACCGATCACTGCTACATATGGTGGACAATATAAGGCTAGAAGTAAGCTatgtcaaaattaaattttcagtcttCTCAGCACTGAGGTGAGCGAGATACCATACTCCTGTTTTAATAGCCAGATGTTTTATGAGGGATAATCTGAAGTCTGGTTTACATATCTTCAAGTTTTTCGTCAGTTAAGACCTTCTTTTTATAATGCATTTTTGCTGTTTAAGACGAAACCAATTGCGTGCCACTGTTCAAACAAAGCCTGGACATAATTATGGTAGAGAACATTCCGAAAAACATTTGCAATACTTCCGCGCACACTTATCACACAATTTAGTTTTAAAAACATTGTTTAATGAAAGGTTCTTAGGGAAACACATGGTGTTCACACTCGCCGAGAGGAAAAGGAGTTGCTGTGTATGCTGACTGTCCCAAAACAAACCAGTGGGTGAATAATCGCAAAATTATTTCTTCGTCAGAGTGGACGAATGCACTTAACATGTCTGCCAACATCTCGGCGGTTCGTACAGTCCCTGGCGGATGCTAGAATAGGCTACAACTTGCTGCCGCCACCAGGCTGTGGCGAGATCGAAACTCTTGCACACGTGCTGAGTATCTATCTGTTGAAATGGAGCACTGCAAAGAAATATCCGATACCATAAATTCAACGCATTACGCAAACTGACGTGGCAAGTTTATGAAGAAGTCCACTGTGTATCTTCACCAGATCTACAAGGAAAGCTGACATGCACGGCTGTGGTCCTAGACCATACGATATGCTTTGAAAATGATACAGATCAGGCCGCAGAATTTGACACCGAGAAGAGACACATTTATGAACCTCAGCCAGCACTACAGCATACGACCAGACGAACTGCTGTCGAGTAGCGGATGTAGTGCGACCAAATATACTTGGGACATCTTGAAGGAATGTGGAATTAGGCATAGCATTGTGGAAGACATCACAGCCGATGTAATCAAGGACTATTTGAGCATCCTGCATCATCACCTGTACTTTTCATGTTTCTTTTCTGGTCTTTAGATCATTTCTCATTTTTTAACTTTGTTTTCATATTGAATTATAGCGTATGTTTGTCGGTTTTTCTAGGTTTCTTTTTTGCTAATTACAATTTGCTATGTGTTTATCATTGCTGTTCTATAAAAGCATGTATAATATTATTTGGAATTCACGAACCTTGTGATCATACACTGCGGAGTATAATGATATCCTGTTTGTATAGTACAGGGATGGCAAACcgtttccagctagtgtgccagtTAATGTCTTGTTTATcactttttactgtctagtgtgccatacgttattttcctttaaaatcatcatgaaacccctcttTTGACTTCATTTAGATATTACATTGCAATCCATTCGACTGAgtttttattgattttattttgaaaacatcactgaaatttacatttcaaaaacgggtcaattttaagaataagatacatTTTTGGAGTaagtgaacgaatcgtatccatgaaatttcattatattgtttgtcctaaatggaagataataattgcttttaagcaaattaagagtaaaattagcaGTACATTAATTAATACGATTATTGCcagaaaaatacacacacacacacacacacacacacacacacacacacacacacacacacacacacacacacacacacacacacacacacacacacacaaaactgttaCATGAACAAATGACATATTGAAGCGCTGTGACGTCGTAGAATTCATAGTCTTAATGTAACACACTCAGCTACAGTATTACGTAACTATTTAGAATGTATTTATAATTACTAGAAAACCCGTGCTGCTCCGCGGCATTGTTATAAATAGGTCTTATATGAAATATTGCTCCATGCGCTGTCCGCGTACTATTCTcagtgtttaattttaggatttgtattttcTGTTAATCAATAATATGTGAAGTAAATTTTTGTAGATTTGTTTATTGTGATTggtattttacgaactattttgtaatTTTAAACTTATTGTTGTATGTTTAATTTAAAGTTGGGAGTCACTACCAAGATAATTCAACGTcacattggggatacaaagctggaacaggtagataatttcaagtatttaggatgtgggTTCTCTCAGgaaggtagtatagtaagtgagattgaatcaaggtgcagtaaagctaaggtaatgagctcgcagttgcgaccaacagtattccgtaagaaggaagccatctcccgaacgaaactatctttacatcggtctgttttcagatcaactttgctcaACGGGAGtgcaagctgggtggactcaggatatcttattcataagttcgaaGTGACAGacagaatgattgctgttacaaacatgtgggaacaatggcaggagggtactcggaatgaggagataaaagctaagttaggaatgaactcgaaggatgaagctgtgcgcataaaccggcttcggcggtggggtcatgtgagatgaatggaggagggtagattacctaggagaataatatactctgttatggagggtaagataagtagagggagtccaaaacgacgatggttagattcagtttctaacgattgaaagatgAGAGGCatagaattaaacgaggccacagaactatagATGGGCCCACGAAAGTTGAAGTCTGACCTTagtgccaccggcgagaaaaagtttaTTAGCCCTGTTCGAAAATGGTCTGATGCTATGGTAACGATAACAGAGATGTCACATTTAAGGAAGCTGTCGCCACATAGGCTACGTggcttggcttgctctcagtcgcttttgtgatattattcgaaGCGGTACTGTGtgagttgttgctggtttatgcaaTTATTgacgtgtttgtttcctgaatattattttcgttgttaggtttctttttgtaagttaatcagtggctagttgtacagtgcATTTAacatatgcatttatttattttcagtttagtgaatataaaatctcatatttatcggcaatgacgtattctgtcttaaatgccgtaattattagcacgagcttaggaacgggtcaaagtttattgaattgcattacgCCAACAGCCTGTACGAAAGGTTGATATGCCGCAGATTCAGGTaattatgacaacgcagcgtacttcgtagttactgctttcgccgctcaaatgtcagacttcaactctcgtagGCCCAAcgatagttacaaatagaggattgtggcggcgtttagtaaattcatagaggcttgcagactgaacgctgaaaggcataacggtctataatgaagtacggtatgtatatacactgactgacagagcaaatgcaacaccaagaaggagtgcttcgaaagggatgaaagttggggaaaaaacagagacggcacggacgaataattgatgtttatttcaaaccgatatgcaggttacacaatgcgcacggcattgactcagtaggatgtaggaccaccgcaagcggcgatgcacgcagaaacacgtcgaggtacagagtcaataagagtgcggatggtgtcctgagggatggttctccattctctgtcaaccatttgccacagttggtcgtccgtacgaggctggggcagagtttgcaaacggcgtccaatgagatcccacacgtgttcgattggtgagagatccggagagtacgctggccacggaagcatctgtacaccccgtagagcctgttgggagatacgagcagtatgtgggcgggcattatcctgctgaaacagagcattgggcagcccctgaaggtacgggagtgccaccggccgcagcacatgctgcacgtagcggtgggcatttaacgtgccttgaatacgtactagaggtgacgtggaatcatacgcaatagcgccccaaaccatgatgccgcgttgtctagcggtagggcgctccacagttactgccggatttgacctttctctacgccgacgctacactcgtctgcggtgactatcactgacagaacagaagcgtgactcatcggagaacacgacgttccgccattccctcatccaagtcgctctagcccggcaccatgccaggcgtgcacgtctatgctgtggagtcaatggtagtcttctgagcggacgccgggagtgcaggcctccttcaaccaatcgacgggaaattgttctggtcgatattggaacagccagggtgtcttgcacatgctgaagaatggcggttgacgtggcatgcggggctgccaccgcttggcggcggatgcgccgatcctcgcgtgctgacgtcactcgggctgcgcctggacccctcgcacgtgccacatgtccctgcgccaaccatcttcgccacaggcgctgcaccgtggacacatccctatgggtatcggctgcgatttgacgaagcgaccaacctgcccttctcagcccgatcaccatacccctcgtaaagtcgtctgtctgctggaaatgcctccgttgacggcggcctggcattcttagctatacacgtgtcctgtggcacacgacaacacgttctacaatgactgtcggctgagaaatcacggtacgaagtgggccattcgccaacgccgtgtcccatttatcgttcgctacgtgcgcagcacagcggcgcatttcacatcatgagcatacctcagtgacgtcagtctaccctgcaattggcataaagttctgaccactccttcttggtgttgcatttgctctgtcagtcagtgtatgttcaatTTGAGATTTTTTGCGTGGGATTTTGTCTTTGTGGCAGCCCAGATTTTCTGGGAAGTAATTGATAATttcaaataaagaataaaattaagtGATAACTGTACGTATTTACGCGTTGCGCTATAGagatgatgtacacgatttcaactgtcaatggGGCTGTCACCAATCAGcgtagcgaccccgaaaactgtgggttcaacactaatatcggtcatt
This window encodes:
- the LOC136880971 gene encoding uncharacterized protein isoform X3 — its product is MKVKTCFYPSIKLGVLLLISSCCGREVTHVGVQKSNIAEVTTGPFDGENRTRKLESSQHNHTQLLTMRDDNSQNNMQRNTSTPSQTTRPDLHSHHNRNNNRRRGGKSRQRGKGRNRNKDKTNSNDLHRNHNHFIRNLEKQALVRNRTLELLGGHLNNILGANINKMQTSTEAIMSSYSNTTVELIDKFNSSLKEVNIISVGSQKHGMVEFLDPGRNYQYDYEFGTLPGLNPSDMNSGFLQDNVKDSSVSNGLTYAEEANSLDESLKSAIVNVVSLLNDKEIESTPMDDPCERWMECKDKLQRAFLNSPDALPSCPCQYPSSIFYDDKIWDKNQKKHFRWKDISDVTNSRLRCWHPVLRKSRSISFSARTS
- the LOC136880971 gene encoding uncharacterized protein isoform X1, which gives rise to MKVKTCFYPSIKLGVLLLISSCCGREVTHVGVQKSNIAEVTTGPFDGENRTRKLESSQHNHTQLLTMRDDNSQNNMQRNTSTPSQTTRPDLHSHHNRNNNRRRGGKSRQRGKGRNRNKDKTNSNDLHRNHNHFIRNLEKQALVRNRTLELLGGHLNNILGANINKMQTSTEAIMSSYSNTTVELIDKFNSSLKEVNIISVGSQKHGMVEFLDPGRNYQYDYEFGTLPGLNPSDMNSGFLQDNVKDSSVSNGLTYAEEANSLDESLKSAIVNVVSLLNDKEIESTPMDDPCERWMECKDKLQRAFLNSPDALPSCPCQYPSSIFYDDKIWDKNQKKHFRWKDVSGAAERLDVYKPGAKFCIRSLLAQGSSSLASQHCCYDRFQMLLTRGYAAGTPYFVSPEVSASLHERVDILPWKLCKGDFTRFNTVRPPNNDNKCAENPQDEEFHKQVESSKYY
- the LOC136880971 gene encoding uncharacterized protein isoform X2; amino-acid sequence: MKVKTCFYPSIKLGVLLLISSCCGREVTHVGVQKSNIAEVTTGPFDGENRTRKLESSQHNHTQLLTMRDDNSQNNMQRNTSTPSQTTRPDLHSHHNRNNNRRRGGKSRQRGKGRNRNKDKTNSNDLHRNHNHFIRNLEKQALVRNRTLELLGGHLNNILGANINKMQTSTEAIMSSYSNTTVELIDKFNSSLKEVNIISVGSQKHGMVEFLDPGRNYQYDYEFGTLPGLNPSDMNSGFLQDNVKDSSVSNGLTYAEEANSLDESLKSAIVNVVSLLNDKEIESTPMDDPCERWMECKDKLQRAFLNSPDALPSCPCQYPSSIFYDDKIWDKNQKKHFRWKDVSGAAERLDVYKPGAKFCIRSLLAQGSSSLASQHCCYDRFNTVRPPNNDNKCAENPQDEEFHKQVESSKYY